A genomic window from Flavobacterium johnsoniae includes:
- a CDS encoding PepSY-like domain-containing protein, producing MKKLVLSAAIVLGSLSVNAAVLPAISITQSVLIQDGFTEVTADAVPAAVKSTIEKSFPNTKLEKAYKNEKNEYKLEISSGEKKYTIFTDASGNIIKK from the coding sequence ATGAAAAAGTTAGTTTTATCAGCGGCGATTGTGTTAGGAAGTTTATCGGTTAATGCCGCAGTTCTTCCAGCGATTTCGATCACTCAATCAGTACTTATTCAAGATGGATTTACCGAAGTAACTGCAGATGCTGTTCCGGCAGCAGTGAAGTCTACAATTGAAAAATCTTTCCCGAATACTAAGCTTGAAAAGGCTTATAAAAACGAGAAAAACGAGTATAAACTTGAGATTTCAAGTGGAGAAAAGAAGTATACTATTTTTACAGATGCTTCTGGTAACATCATCAAAAAATAA
- the accC gene encoding acetyl-CoA carboxylase biotin carboxylase subunit, producing the protein MFKKILIANRGEIALRVIRTCKEMGIKTVAVYSTADAESLHVKFADEAVCIGPPPSNLSYLKMSNIIAAAEITNADAIHPGYGFLSENAKFSKICQEHGIKFIGAAPEMIDRMGDKASAKATMKAAGVPCVPGSDGLLESYEHAQKTAKEIGYPVMMKATAGGGGKGMRAIWKEEELLKAWESARQEAAAAFGNDGMYMEKLIEEPRHIEIQVVGDAYGKACHLSERDCSVQRRHQKLTEETPSPFMTDELRARMGEAAVKAAEFIKYEGAGTVEFLVDKHRNFYFMEMNTRIQVEHPITEQVIDYDLIREQIMVAAGIPISGKNYLPELHAIECRINAEDPYNDFRPSPGKITTLHMPGGHGVRLDTHVYSGYSIPPNYDSMIAKLITTAQSREEAISKMRRALDEFVIEGVKTTIPFHRQLMDDPKYIAGDYTTAFMDTFKMNNPE; encoded by the coding sequence ATGTTTAAAAAAATATTAATTGCGAATAGAGGAGAAATTGCACTACGTGTAATTCGTACATGTAAGGAAATGGGAATCAAAACTGTTGCAGTTTACTCTACAGCCGACGCAGAAAGTTTACACGTTAAATTTGCTGACGAAGCGGTTTGTATTGGTCCTCCTCCGAGTAACTTATCGTATTTGAAAATGTCAAATATTATTGCAGCTGCAGAAATTACAAATGCAGATGCAATTCATCCAGGTTATGGATTTCTTTCTGAGAATGCTAAATTCTCAAAAATTTGTCAAGAGCACGGAATCAAATTTATTGGTGCGGCTCCTGAAATGATCGACCGAATGGGAGATAAAGCTTCTGCAAAAGCTACAATGAAAGCGGCAGGAGTACCTTGTGTACCAGGTTCAGACGGATTATTAGAATCTTACGAACATGCACAAAAAACAGCTAAAGAAATTGGTTATCCAGTTATGATGAAAGCTACAGCTGGTGGTGGTGGAAAAGGAATGCGTGCTATCTGGAAGGAAGAAGAGCTTTTAAAAGCTTGGGAAAGCGCACGTCAAGAAGCTGCTGCAGCATTTGGAAATGACGGAATGTACATGGAGAAACTTATTGAAGAGCCACGTCATATCGAAATTCAGGTTGTTGGTGATGCTTATGGTAAAGCTTGTCACCTTTCTGAAAGAGATTGTTCTGTACAACGTCGTCACCAAAAATTAACGGAAGAAACTCCTTCTCCGTTTATGACAGATGAACTTCGTGCTAGAATGGGTGAGGCTGCTGTAAAAGCTGCTGAGTTCATTAAATATGAAGGAGCTGGAACTGTAGAGTTTTTGGTTGACAAACACAGAAACTTCTATTTCATGGAAATGAATACTCGTATTCAAGTAGAGCACCCAATCACAGAACAAGTTATTGATTATGATTTAATTCGTGAGCAAATTATGGTTGCTGCTGGAATTCCGATTTCTGGTAAAAACTATCTTCCTGAATTACATGCTATCGAATGTCGTATTAATGCTGAAGATCCTTATAATGATTTCAGACCTTCACCAGGAAAAATTACTACGCTTCATATGCCAGGAGGACACGGAGTTCGTTTAGATACTCACGTGTATTCAGGATATAGCATTCCGCCAAACTACGATTCTATGATTGCTAAGTTAATTACAACTGCACAATCTCGTGAAGAAGCTATCAGCAAAATGCGAAGAGCTCTTGATGAATTCGTAATTGAAGGTGTGAAAACTACAATTCCTTTCCACAGACAATTAATGGATGATCCAAAATATATTGCAGGAGATTATACAACTGCATTTATGGATACATTTAAAATGAATAATCCAGAATAA
- the accB gene encoding acetyl-CoA carboxylase biotin carboxyl carrier protein encodes MDLKEIQNLIKFVANSGVAEVKLEMDDVKITIRTTLETNVTEATYVQQLPAQAALPQAQVPQVTAPTVVNVTPEAPAAKDDSKYITIKSPIIGTFYRKPSPDKPVFTEVGSTVSKGDVLCVIEAMKLFNEIESEVSGKIVKILVDDMSPVEFDQPLFLVDPS; translated from the coding sequence ATGGATTTAAAAGAAATTCAAAACCTAATCAAATTTGTTGCAAATTCGGGCGTTGCAGAAGTGAAGTTAGAAATGGATGATGTGAAAATCACGATCAGAACAACTTTAGAAACAAATGTAACTGAAGCAACTTATGTACAGCAATTACCTGCTCAAGCAGCTTTACCGCAAGCTCAAGTTCCACAAGTTACAGCTCCAACAGTTGTAAATGTAACTCCAGAAGCTCCGGCTGCTAAAGACGATTCTAAATACATTACTATAAAATCTCCAATCATTGGAACATTCTATAGAAAACCATCTCCAGACAAACCAGTATTTACTGAAGTAGGAAGTACTGTATCTAAAGGCGATGTTCTTTGTGTAATTGAAGCAATGAAATTATTCAACGAAATCGAATCTGAAGTTTCTGGTAAAATTGTAAAAATTCTAGTTGACGATATGTCTCCAGTAGAATTTGACCAACCTTTATTCTTAGTAGATCCATCATAA
- a CDS encoding beta-ketoacyl-ACP synthase III, with the protein MNTITAAITAVGGYVPDFVLTNKVLETMVETNDEWITTRTGIKERRILKDADKGTSYLAIKAAQDLIAKANIDPLEIDMIIMATATPDMMVASTGVYVATEIGATNAFAYDLQAACSSFLYGMSTAAAYVQSGRYKKVLLIGADKMSSIVDYTDRATCIIFGDGAGAVLFEPNYEGLGLQDEYLRSDGVGRDFLKIPAGGSLIPPSEETVKNRQHNIMQDGKTVFKYAVTNMADASELILQRNNLTNQDVDWLVPHQANKRIIDATAGRLELDDSKVLVNIERYGNTTSGTLPLVLADFEDKLKKGDNVIFAAFGGGFTWGSIYLKWAYDKK; encoded by the coding sequence ATGAATACAATCACAGCCGCAATTACCGCTGTTGGAGGATACGTTCCTGACTTTGTTCTTACAAACAAAGTTTTAGAAACAATGGTTGAAACCAATGATGAGTGGATTACCACTCGAACAGGAATTAAAGAAAGAAGAATTCTTAAAGATGCTGATAAAGGGACATCATACCTTGCAATAAAAGCAGCACAGGACTTAATTGCAAAAGCAAATATCGATCCGTTAGAGATTGATATGATTATCATGGCAACAGCAACACCAGACATGATGGTGGCTTCTACAGGAGTATATGTTGCAACAGAAATTGGAGCTACAAATGCATTTGCATACGATTTGCAAGCAGCGTGTTCAAGTTTCTTGTACGGAATGTCTACTGCTGCGGCTTATGTGCAGTCTGGACGTTACAAAAAAGTACTTTTAATTGGTGCCGATAAAATGTCATCAATTGTAGATTATACAGACAGAGCAACTTGTATTATTTTTGGCGATGGAGCTGGTGCAGTTCTTTTCGAACCAAATTATGAAGGTTTAGGTTTGCAGGATGAATATCTAAGAAGTGATGGTGTAGGACGCGATTTTCTTAAAATCCCTGCAGGAGGTTCTTTGATTCCGCCTAGCGAAGAAACAGTAAAAAACAGACAGCACAATATTATGCAAGACGGTAAAACTGTTTTCAAATATGCTGTAACGAACATGGCAGATGCCAGCGAATTGATTTTACAAAGAAATAATTTGACAAATCAGGATGTTGACTGGTTAGTACCACACCAGGCAAACAAGCGTATTATTGATGCTACTGCTGGAAGATTAGAATTGGATGATTCTAAAGTTTTGGTAAACATTGAAAGATACGGAAATACTACTTCTGGAACTCTTCCATTAGTATTAGCTGATTTTGAAGATAAATTGAAAAAAGGAGATAATGTTATCTTTGCTGCCTTTGGTGGTGGATTCACTTGGGGATCTATCTATTTAAAATGGGCTTACGATAAGAAATAA
- the rpmF gene encoding 50S ribosomal protein L32 → MAHPKRKTSKTRRDKRRTHYKATVAQIATCPITGEAHLYHRAYWHEGKMYYRGQVVIDKSEAVA, encoded by the coding sequence ATGGCACATCCTAAGAGAAAGACCTCGAAAACAAGAAGAGATAAGAGAAGAACACATTACAAAGCTACTGTAGCTCAAATCGCTACATGTCCAATTACTGGAGAAGCACATTTATACCACAGAGCTTACTGGCATGAAGGTAAAATGTACTACAGAGGGCAAGTTGTTATCGATAAATCTGAAGCGGTTGCTTAA
- a CDS encoding YceD family protein, whose product MSKTKEFLIPFVGLKLGKHHFEYQINNEFFKDFEYDEFQSSDIKVKLLFEKKSTMLELEFKHKGTVNVPCDLTGEDFDLPIKGKMKLIVRFGDEFNNDNEELLILSHGEFEIDVAQYIYEMIALSVPQKRIHPGVKDGSLQTEALTKLNELSVKEQKEESNKEEDIDPRWEKLKKLLTDK is encoded by the coding sequence ATGAGCAAAACAAAAGAATTTTTAATTCCTTTCGTAGGATTAAAACTAGGAAAACACCATTTTGAGTATCAGATAAATAATGAGTTTTTTAAGGATTTTGAATACGATGAGTTTCAGAGTTCGGATATAAAAGTCAAATTGCTTTTTGAAAAGAAAAGCACAATGTTAGAATTAGAATTCAAACACAAAGGAACCGTAAATGTGCCTTGTGATCTAACAGGCGAAGATTTTGATTTACCTATAAAAGGGAAAATGAAGCTTATTGTTCGCTTTGGAGATGAATTCAATAATGATAATGAAGAATTGTTGATTTTATCACATGGTGAGTTTGAAATAGATGTTGCGCAGTATATTTATGAAATGATCGCGCTTTCTGTACCTCAAAAAAGAATTCATCCAGGAGTTAAAGACGGAAGTCTGCAGACAGAAGCTTTAACAAAACTGAATGAGTTGAGTGTAAAAGAACAAAAGGAAGAGAGTAACAAAGAAGAAGATATTGACCCGCGTTGGGAAAAATTAAAGAAACTATTAACGGATAAATAA
- the pdxA gene encoding 4-hydroxythreonine-4-phosphate dehydrogenase PdxA: MNKKAENIIVGISVGDLNGIGSEVILKTFEDSRMLELCTPVIFANAKILSFVKKSFTSTVQFHGVDKLDQVIPGKVNVFNLWREGVDINLGTNDSKIGEYAIKSFVAATKALKDGEIDVLVTAPINKYNIQSDDFKFPGHTDYLDQELEGNALMMMVQDNLRVGLITDHVPLNQVASHLTEELITTKIETIRKSLVQDFSIVKPKIAVLGLNPHAGDGGVIGKEDDLVLKPTLKKIFDSGTMVFGPFPADGFFGSGHYEKYDAIVAMYHDQGLIPFKTLSFGKGVNYTAGLNKVRTSPDHGTAYDIAGKDMADYNSFTEAVYLAIDIFRSRNQYEEISQKPLKIKEKQL, translated from the coding sequence ATGAATAAAAAAGCAGAAAATATAATTGTTGGAATTTCAGTAGGAGATTTAAACGGTATTGGAAGCGAAGTTATACTAAAAACATTCGAAGATTCTCGTATGTTGGAATTGTGTACGCCGGTTATTTTTGCAAATGCGAAGATTCTTTCATTCGTTAAAAAAAGTTTTACATCGACAGTTCAGTTTCATGGAGTTGATAAGTTAGATCAGGTCATTCCGGGAAAAGTAAATGTTTTTAATCTTTGGAGAGAAGGTGTTGATATTAATTTAGGAACAAATGATTCAAAAATTGGAGAATATGCGATTAAATCATTTGTTGCGGCAACTAAAGCTCTCAAAGACGGAGAAATTGATGTTTTGGTAACAGCACCTATCAATAAATATAATATCCAATCGGATGATTTTAAATTTCCAGGACATACCGATTATTTAGATCAGGAATTAGAAGGCAATGCGCTTATGATGATGGTTCAAGATAATTTGCGAGTAGGATTAATTACAGATCATGTACCATTAAACCAAGTTGCTTCACATTTAACAGAAGAATTAATTACTACAAAAATTGAAACTATAAGAAAATCGTTGGTTCAGGATTTTAGTATTGTAAAACCGAAAATTGCAGTTTTAGGATTAAATCCGCATGCTGGCGATGGTGGTGTTATCGGAAAAGAAGATGATTTGGTTTTAAAACCAACATTAAAGAAAATATTCGATTCAGGAACAATGGTTTTTGGTCCGTTTCCAGCGGATGGTTTTTTCGGAAGCGGTCATTATGAAAAATACGATGCAATTGTAGCTATGTATCACGATCAAGGATTAATTCCGTTCAAAACATTATCTTTTGGAAAAGGAGTCAATTATACGGCAGGTTTAAATAAAGTTAGAACTTCGCCAGATCACGGCACAGCTTATGATATTGCAGGAAAAGATATGGCAGATTACAATTCTTTTACAGAAGCAGTATATCTTGCGATCGATATTTTTCGCTCGCGTAATCAGTATGAGGAGATTAGCCAAAAACCTCTTAAAATAAAAGAAAAACAGTTATAA
- a CDS encoding riboflavin synthase, with product MFTGIIETLGRVHEIQKDQNNLHITVDSSTTQELKIDQSVSHNGICLTVVAIKDSLYTVTAIDETILKTNIGDWQVGDIINLERGMKLGDRLDGHIVQGHVDQTGTCIKIEEANGSWNYTFEYDKNLNNITIEKGSITVNGVSLTVVNSKTNEFSVSIIPYTFEHTNFKDFKVGTKINLEFDVVGKYISRLYSINK from the coding sequence ATGTTCACAGGAATTATAGAAACACTCGGCAGGGTTCACGAAATCCAGAAAGACCAAAACAATCTACATATAACAGTTGACTCTTCCACAACACAGGAATTAAAAATAGACCAGAGCGTTTCTCATAACGGAATCTGCCTTACGGTTGTTGCAATCAAAGATTCTCTTTATACCGTAACCGCAATAGACGAAACTATTTTGAAGACAAATATTGGAGATTGGCAGGTTGGCGATATTATTAATTTAGAAAGAGGAATGAAGCTTGGAGATCGTCTAGACGGACATATTGTGCAAGGACACGTTGACCAAACTGGAACTTGCATCAAAATCGAAGAAGCTAACGGAAGCTGGAATTACACTTTTGAATACGACAAAAATCTAAATAACATTACTATCGAAAAAGGTTCGATTACTGTAAACGGAGTAAGTTTGACGGTTGTAAATTCTAAAACAAACGAATTTAGCGTTTCGATTATTCCATATACTTTTGAGCACACAAATTTTAAAGATTTTAAAGTCGGAACAAAAATCAATTTGGAATTTGATGTAGTTGGAAAATATATTTCCAGACTTTACTCAATAAACAAATAA